GCATCGCAGCAGATTTGGGTGGAGGCGATTGATGGGCTTCTACAGACGCCGTTCCAATGCCAACGCTTTGGTAGTGCGGCACGAGCCGTTCGAGAGCGTTATGAGCCAGGTCAGCTGGCGAGGTCGTTCGTCGATGCGATGGAGACCCTGCGGAGATGAGCGACGATCTTTGGGTGGTGCTCCCGCATCTAGGGGCAGGAGGGGCTCAAAAAGTGGCCCTGCTCGCGGCTGAGCGGTATCTGGCCATGGGCTGGAGGGTGCGGTTGGTGACGTTGTTGCCAAACCAGCCGGTTGTGCATGAATTCCCCGTTGGTTTGGTCCACACCGATCTTGGCCCGGAGGTCGCGTCGCGATGGGCGCTGTTTTTTACCCCCCAGCGAAGACTGCATCGGCTGGCGGTGAAAGCGATCTTCAGCCTGGGTTGGCCCCTCGTCGCCTTCGCGCCATGGCCGGTTTGGCGTTGGTGTGTGGAGGCGATTGGAGGGCCTCAGGCCGAATTGTTGCGTCGCCGCTGCGCTGCCGATCGGCCTCAACGGGTGCTTTCGATGCTTAGTCGCACCAACATCATCAGTTGCAGCGCGCTTTGGGATCAGCCCTGTCATCTGGTGGTCTCCGAACGCAATGATTTGCGTCGTCAAACCTTGCCGTTCCCCTGGCCGCTGCTGCGGCGCTTGCTGTATCGCCGGGCTGATGTACTTACGGCTAACACTCTTGGAGTGCTGGAGAGCCTGGCTGCTCTTGATGGGCTTCGCGATCCGGTGTTGCTGCCTAATCCTTTACCCCAGCGCTCCGGGGTCGAGATGGCCCATGCTGAGATGCCACGTCAGGGCTTTATTGCTGTGGCGCGCCTTGTGCATCAAAAGGGATTGGATGTGTTGATCGATGCCCTCGCCATGGCCGGTGGAGTAGCGCGAGATTGGCCGCTCACGCTTGTGGGCGAAGGCCCGGAGCGAGAGGCACTCATGGCCCAGGTGGCGCGCCTGCAGCTCGGGGATCGCGTTCGCTTCCTTGGACACCGCTCCGATGTGCCGCACTTGTTGGCAGAAGCAGCGGTGTTCGTGTTGCCGTCTCGTTTTGAGGGAATGCCCAATGCCTTGCTTGAAGCCATGGCGCAGGGCCTCGCAGTGGTGGTCAGCGATGCCTCCCCCGGTCCGCTGGAGGAGATCGACCATGGTCGAAGTGGATGGGTTGTACCCAGTGAGGATGTCGGCGCTCTCGCCCAAGCGCTCGAGTATCTGGCGGCTGATCCATCCCAACGTCAGAGGCTTGGTGGAACGGCACGGGACCAGGTGTTGTCGCGTGATTGGTCGCAGTTGGCACCGGTCTGGGATGAGGTCTTGGGCGGAACATGACCCTGCAGCGTGTGCTGGTCTTGGCTCCAACGCGTCGGGCGGCTTCCGAGACCTTTGTGCGCGCCAATCTTGCCGGTCTTCCCTTCGCGACAACGGCCTACTTCGGTGATGAGCGACCGCTGGGTCAGCCATGGCGTCTTGTCTATGGCGTTGCTGTGCTGATGAGCAAAGTCCTGACCCGTCTGGGTTGGCTGCGGCTGGCTGGCTGGCCGGCCGCCGTGGTGACCAAACTGCTACTGCGACGACATCAGCCGGATCTTGTATTGGTGGAGTTCGGCTTCCATGCATTGCGAGTGATGGAGGCTGCAGCGGAATGCCAGATCCCTTTGGTGGTGCATTTTCGAGGTTCGGATCTTTCGGCCTGGACCAAGTTCGGTGCCCAGAAGATGCGCTACCGCCGCTTGATGCGGATTGCTTCTGGAGCGATCGTGAAATCTCAGCCGATGCGGCAGACCCTGCTGGATTTGGGGATGGAGTCTGAGCGGATCTTGATCAGTGCGTCGGGTGCTAATGCCCAGTTGTTTCACTCCAGTGCTCCAGGGTCGGCGCCTCCCGTCTTCCTGGCTGTGGGGAGGTTTGTTGATAAAAAAGGCCCTCTGTACACGATTCGGGCCTTTGCACAGTTGGTGGGGCAGCATCCCAGAACTGATTTGGCGTTATGGATGGTTGGGGAAGGACCCCTACAGCAGCAGGCCGAAGCGTTGGTCAGGGAGCTGGGCCTCGAGTCCGTCGTCAGATTTTGGGGTGCCCAGCCCCAGCAGAAGGTTGCTGAACTGATGCGGGAGGTGCGGGGGTTTGTGCAGCACTCAGTTGTGGCTCCCGATGGAGATAGTGAGGGCAACCCGGTGGCGGTGATGGAGGCTCAGCTCAGCGGTTTGCCCGTGGTAGCTACCCGGCATGCGGGGATTCCTGAGGTGGTGCGGCACGGAGAGAGCGGTTGGCTTGTTGCTGAAGCGGATGTGGTGGGGATGGCGGCAGGGCTGCTGCGCCTCGTCGAAGATCCTGGGTTGGCGCAGCGTTGGGGGCAGGCTGGCCGGCGCCGGATTCAAGAGCGGTTCACGATCGATCACCATCTACGGGATGTGGCGCAGTTTTTACGCGGCATCTCGCCAAGATCCCGTTTTCAGACGTCCGACCGATGACGACTCGCCCGAAGCTGTTGTTGATCCGTGGGCTCGGACATAGCGGCACCACGATTCTGGATCTCGCGCTTGGAGCTCATCCCTCGATCATGGGCCTGGGGGAAGCGGTCCGGATCCTTGAACGTCCTCGACCGGATGAAGCCCAGCGAGGTCCTGCCCAGCTCAGGGGAGATCTGCGGTACGAACGTTCCTGCACCTGCGGAAAGTTGGCAGCGGACTGTCCTGTTTGGGGGCCTCTTTTGGATTGGCTGCCAACCCACGACGACTTGCCACTCAAGGCGAAGTTGAAGCACCTCCTGGCGACGTTGCCGAGCGCGGATCAACCCCGTTGGGTGGTCGATTCCTTCCAAGACGACCGCCTTTTGCCGTTCTGGACAGAGAACGATCTTGAGATTCGAGTGATTCATCTCACCCGTGATGTCCGCAGTTGGGTCCATTCCCGATCGCGCAAAGAGCGTCAGCACGGGCGTTGGCTTCCAGAGCTGCGCCCACTCCTCCGCTGGTGGAGGCTGAGTGCCCGCGATTCCTATCAGTTCAAGGCCCTTGGCAACAGAGTCTTGCGTCTGGGGTATGAGGAGCTGGCCTTACAGCCTGATGTTGCTCTGCGTCGCGTCTGCGCTTGGCTTGAGCTGCCTTTTGTGGAGACGATGCTCCAGCCCGGAGATCACTCCACGAGCCATGTGCTGTCCGGTAATCGCATGCGTTTTGATCCGAACCAGCGTCAACGCATTCAGTACGACGGCAGCTGGATGCAGGCTGCTTCGGGATTAACTCACCTGGCGCTCTGCATTCCGGCTTTATCTCGTCTGAACCGGAGCTTGGTTTATTCCGGTTTGCCACCCAGGGATTGACGTCCCCTGTGGCGGTAAATCTTGCCATTATCGATATTCGGATTTAAGTCGAAAATTAAGTCGTAGTCCGAAAGATCAATATCAAATTTCTTTAGTCGGCGTCCCGTGTCGATATTAAGGAAAAAGTCTCCTTTTTTTGGATTGTAAGAGTTTCCCTTGCCAATGCCGTCTTGGATTCTGATTTCCTTTGTGTCTTCATTGAGGTAAATCAGTCGGTCGTATTTAAGCCGTCTGAGATGGTTATTGTTCCGAAACCAGCCTTTGGTGAAAATCAGATTGATTTCTTCTCCATGAAGACGTGCTGTTTCGGTTACGTCGTCTACGGCGGCCAGGCTGGCTGCCCATGAATCGTGGGCTGAAGTGATGTCTTTAACCCGATGGACGAATGTATTAGGAAGGCCATCTTCGATTGCCACTAGCGCGATACTGCACCCGATGCTGAGGCCGGCGGCAACTCGTTGCGTTGTTGCTTTCCGGGGGAGTCGAGGTGCCAGGGTTTCTGTGCAAAACACCATCAAATTCACGATCGCGATGAACTGCACGGGTAGGGCCATGTAGTTGCTCGCTTTAAATCCAACGAGGTAAAACAGAACTCCGATGTAGCTCCATGCCGCCAGGTTTATGGCATCGAGCAAGCTGAATGACCACCGTCTTCGGGCGATCTGTAATGCGCGCAGACAGGAATACCCCAGTAAGAACAGCAAGCGTGGGTCGAGTTGGAGGGCGGCGAATCTCAGCTCTGAGTCATACCGCTGTTCACCCACGTAATGGCTTGGAAGAACGCTGAGATAGACGAAGCTAAGAAGGAAAAAGATGCTGACCCCAATTAAATGGATTTCAAGTTGAAATCTGTTGCGACAAAAGATCCCTATCTCGCGGAGTGAATGAAGCCCTGTTCTGCGCTGCTCTTGGATTAGCCCATGGCCCATCACCCCGAGAGCTGGAATCAAGAACAACAGAATCGCCGTGTCTTTTGTGAAAGCGCCGATCAAGCTGGCGATAATGGCGGCATAGTGATTCTGAACCCGTTGCGTTTGCTGATAGCGCAAGTAGTTGTAGGTAAAAATTGCAAACAGCAGGACAAGAATCC
The DNA window shown above is from Synechococcus sp. CC9902 and carries:
- a CDS encoding glycosyltransferase; the encoded protein is MTLQRVLVLAPTRRAASETFVRANLAGLPFATTAYFGDERPLGQPWRLVYGVAVLMSKVLTRLGWLRLAGWPAAVVTKLLLRRHQPDLVLVEFGFHALRVMEAAAECQIPLVVHFRGSDLSAWTKFGAQKMRYRRLMRIASGAIVKSQPMRQTLLDLGMESERILISASGANAQLFHSSAPGSAPPVFLAVGRFVDKKGPLYTIRAFAQLVGQHPRTDLALWMVGEGPLQQQAEALVRELGLESVVRFWGAQPQQKVAELMREVRGFVQHSVVAPDGDSEGNPVAVMEAQLSGLPVVATRHAGIPEVVRHGESGWLVAEADVVGMAAGLLRLVEDPGLAQRWGQAGRRRIQERFTIDHHLRDVAQFLRGISPRSRFQTSDR
- a CDS encoding glycosyltransferase, producing MSDDLWVVLPHLGAGGAQKVALLAAERYLAMGWRVRLVTLLPNQPVVHEFPVGLVHTDLGPEVASRWALFFTPQRRLHRLAVKAIFSLGWPLVAFAPWPVWRWCVEAIGGPQAELLRRRCAADRPQRVLSMLSRTNIISCSALWDQPCHLVVSERNDLRRQTLPFPWPLLRRLLYRRADVLTANTLGVLESLAALDGLRDPVLLPNPLPQRSGVEMAHAEMPRQGFIAVARLVHQKGLDVLIDALAMAGGVARDWPLTLVGEGPEREALMAQVARLQLGDRVRFLGHRSDVPHLLAEAAVFVLPSRFEGMPNALLEAMAQGLAVVVSDASPGPLEEIDHGRSGWVVPSEDVGALAQALEYLAADPSQRQRLGGTARDQVLSRDWSQLAPVWDEVLGGT
- a CDS encoding sulfotransferase family protein; its protein translation is MTTRPKLLLIRGLGHSGTTILDLALGAHPSIMGLGEAVRILERPRPDEAQRGPAQLRGDLRYERSCTCGKLAADCPVWGPLLDWLPTHDDLPLKAKLKHLLATLPSADQPRWVVDSFQDDRLLPFWTENDLEIRVIHLTRDVRSWVHSRSRKERQHGRWLPELRPLLRWWRLSARDSYQFKALGNRVLRLGYEELALQPDVALRRVCAWLELPFVETMLQPGDHSTSHVLSGNRMRFDPNQRQRIQYDGSWMQAASGLTHLALCIPALSRLNRSLVYSGLPPRD